In one window of Mercurialis annua linkage group LG4, ddMerAnnu1.2, whole genome shotgun sequence DNA:
- the LOC126677853 gene encoding uncharacterized protein LOC126677853, producing the protein MSGETLDHEEGRGYDDHGVGTDEPSTEFVVVRPLRGNTPDVEETGTSQPLPVEKGKKKRKAPEASEKNDDRDIKASRCTRGFLRAVRETFSIPVEYELSLVPEGQKLNDVPPANTIMLTLEHLQSGIRFPLLEHYKELSRYFEVPLSQIHPNGVRHFSCFLKLCEKTGVVPSMRLFCCLYLMSLKDRNHFAYLRFRSERKAVPGGLVSGVIDSLRDFKEDYFQISHPSAFDGMGTSWSCFFFFFFFFFTLNFVTCVSTDFVVYIFVAVNSLDLSKLAGKKRKRPASRNVAPAPAPVPRATEVPKSPAAKAPATTGVPEEPLRGADAIPLRVRLPEGIEVPVGAEPVGNIPFVNLDSTETVDGPIRGSADPQGATPAPAGQSSRAPPTRMPDLPDISSGSSTTAPGPQTITRASFAEWVSRHNDGRPATLHDLVIAGDVARVTTLPADREHYKSHQPENLWAVVSSFCLQASQMAYMADQNQSKVEIDLTLAKDLLLTEKKRAREAERRASEAEKKASEGAALVATLESQLKSSEDRRAEDLGVLEKLRAEVTQLENDRVLARDDFTKQLADLTTRNDLASKGLRETVADQKKQIAEITQRAEKAEAEVKEVTGREEKIYDDFRRILYVSEVQAGEYVRGRFGADVDVSDFVLDIEELGRRAKELPEDYDVPADIEDYLADDQEPGSNPP; encoded by the exons ATGTCGGGTGAAACCTTAGATCATGAAGAGGGGAGGGGTTATGATGATCACGGTGTGGGCACAGACGAGCCGTCTACGGAGTTCGTAGTCGTTCGTCCTCTCCGAGGTAACACCCCGGATGTGGAAGAGACTGGGACCTCTCAACCTTTACCGGTCGAGAAAgggaaaaagaagagaaaagctCCCGAGGCCAGCGAGAAAAATGATGACCGTGATATCAAGGCCTCTCGGTGCACCCGGGGTTTTCTGAGAGCAGTACGGGAAACGTTCAGTATTCCTGTCGAATACGAGCTGTCTTTGGTGCCCGAGGGGCAAAAGCTGAACGACGTGCCTCCTGCGAACACCATCATGCTGACCCTGGAGCATTTGCAGTCTGGGATCCGGTTTCCCCTGCTCGAGCACTACAAGGAGTTGAGCCGTTACTTCGAGGTGCCCTTGTCGCAGATTCACCCTAATGGGGTTCGACACTTCTCTTGCTTCTTGAAGCTCTGCGAGAAGACCGGGGTGGTGCCTAGCATGAGGTTGTTCTGCTGCCTGTACCTCATGTCCCTCAAAGACCGGAACCATTTTGCATACCTGCGGTTCCGGAGCGAAAGGAAGGCTGTTCCCGGGGGGTTGGTCTCTGGAGTGATTGATTCACTCCGGGATTTCAAAGaagattattttcaaatttcccATCCTTCGGCCTTTGATGGGATGGGTACCTCGTGG tcttgttttttttttttttttttttttttttttaccctGAATTTTGTTACTTGTGTGAGTACTGACTTCGTTGTGTACATTTTTGTTGCAGTGAACAGCCTAGATCTGAGCAAGCTAGCCGGGAAGAAAAGAAAGAGGCCGGCGAGCCGAAATGTAGCCCCGGCTCCTGCTCCGGTTCCCCGAGCTACCGAGGTGCCAAAGTCACCTGCTGCCAAGGCACCTGCTACCACGGGTGTTCCTGAAGAACCCCTGCGGGGTGCTGATGCTATCCCCCTCCGAGTTCGTTTACCGGAGGGGATCGAGGTGCCGGTGGGTGCCGAACCGGTCGGGAATATCCCGTTCGTGAACCTGGACTCCACCGAGACGGTGGATGGTCCCATCCGGGGCTCGGCTGATCCCCAGGGGGCAACTCCTGCGCCCGCTGGGCAAAGTTCTAGGGCTCCTCCAACTCGGATGCCTGATCTTCCAGACATCTCGTCGGGGTCGAGCACCACTGCTCCGGGTCCTCAGACCATCACTCGAGCCAGCTTCGCCGAGTGGGTCAGCAGGCACAACGATGGTCGACCAGCTACCCTGCATGACCTGGTCATTGCGGGCGACGTTGCTCGTGTGACCACTCTTCCTGCTGACCGAGAGCACTACAAGTCCCACCAGCCTGAGAATTTGTGGGCTGTGGTTTCCTCCTTTTGCCTCCAG GCCTCGCAGATGGCCTACATGGCCGATCAAAACCAGAGCAAGGTGGAGATCGACCTGACACTGGCCAAGGACCTTCTTCTGACCGAGAAGAAGAGGGCCCGGGAAGCCGAGAGGAGGGCTTCCGAGGCAGAGAAGAAAGCTTCTGAGGGGGCTGCCCTGGTTGCTACGCTGGAGTCTCAGTTGAAGAGCTCCGAGGATCGCCGGGCTGAGGACCTCGGTGTGCTGGAGAAGCTGCGAGCTGAGGTGACTCAACTCGAGAATGACAGAGTCCTGGCCCGGGACGATTTCACCAAGCAGCTGGCCGACTTGACGACTCGGAACGATCTGGCTTCTAAGGGTCTTCGGGAGACCGTGGCCGACCAGAAGAAGCAGATTGCTGAGATCACCCAGCGGGCTGAGAAAGCGGAGGCCGAGGTGAAGGAAGTCACGGGCCGGGAAGAGAAGATTTATGACGACTTCCGCCGCATCCTCTATGTCAGCGAGGTTCAAGCGGGCGAGTATGTCCGAGGTCGTTTCGGAGCCGATGTGGATGTTTCAGACTTTGTTCTGGACATCGAGGAGCTGGGTCGGCGAGCCAAGGAGCTGCCAGAAGACTATGATGTGCCCGCCGACATCGAAGACTACCTTGCTGATGACCAGGAACCGGGCTCCAACCCTCCttag
- the LOC126678513 gene encoding F-box protein CPR1-like, with translation MSDHIPPEVVFQILIRCEVPTVLRWRCVSKQWRAVIDDPDFIKHHTNNSITFITDYSSYCIDIGEVLYTLDLEASGQLYSKSPDLCNILLDSESWYFVGSCNGLLCLQQTDSLEALILNPCTLEKLRISNDLPSCFSDQERTDGIRIGYVETGETKELAMPYFIDYGISYMGMLTGGALHWLVRRSDGSTGKKRVILGFDLGTEEFRELPQPEYSATDCKISMSLLGTWLCICANDGDQLDFDIWVMKEYGVTESWTKLFSIPYATTFLTSVVKTVKPLGFSKNGGQVLLDFVKQGEWGRCLVWYDIKKKKLEKIMKETCSFESIICLRCLTLLPSIHSRRGGCMY, from the exons ATGTCGGATCATATTCCTCCCGAAGTTGTCTTCCAAATCCTAATTCGATGTGAAGTACCCACCGTTCTTCGTTGGAGGTGCGTGTCCAAACAATGGCGGGCTGTGATAGATGACCCTGATTTCATCAAACATCATACAAATAATTCTATCACCTTTATCACCGATTATTCTTCATATTGCATCGATATAGGTGAAGTACTCTACACATTAGATTTGGAAGCTTCCGGCCAGCTTTACTCCAAGTCACCCGATTTGTGCAACATTTTACTTGATTCTGAATCTTGGTACTTTGTTGGTTCTTGCAACGGTTTGCTTTGTCTACAACAAACAGATTCCCTTGAAGCTTTGATACTGAATCCCTGCACTCTAGAAAAGTTGCGCATTTCAAATGATTTGCCGAGTTGTTTCAGCGATCAAGAGAGAACTGATGGCATTAGGATTGGATATG TTGAAACAGGAGAGACAAAAGAGCTTGCTATGCCTTACTTCATTGATTATGGAATTTCTTATATGGGAATGCTTACTGGTGGAGCCTTGCATTGGTTAGTTAGGAGATCTGATGGTTCGACAGGAAAAAAGAGGGTGATTTTGGGTTTTGATCTTGGGACTGAGGAATTTAGAGAGCTGCCACAGCCTGAATATTCTGCTACTGATTGTAAAATCAGCATGAGTTTGCTAGGAACATGGCTATGTATATGTGCTAACGATGGAGACCAACTggattttgatatttgggtgatGAAAGAATATGGTGTTACTGAATCATGGACTAAGCTTTTTTCTATTCCTTATGCAACTACATTTCTGACTTCTGTTGTTAAGACAGTGAAGCCATTGGGGTTCTCAAAGAATGGTGGTCAAGTTTTGTTGGATTTTGTAAAACAAGGTGAATGGGGTAGATGTTTAGTTTGGTATGATATTAAGAAGAAAAAACTTGAAAAGATAATGAAGGAAACATGTTCGTTTGAATCTATTATATGTTTGAGATGTCTTACTCTGCTTCCATCAATCCATTCTCGCAGAGGCGGATGCATGTATTAG
- the LOC126679204 gene encoding glutathione S-transferase L3-like produces the protein MAALDKSVEEKLPPSLDAAAEQPPLFDGAARLYTAYICPFAQRVWITRNYKGLQDKIELVPLDLGDRPTWYPEKVYPTNKVPALDHNQKIIGESLDLMKYVDANFEGPSLLPDDPTKKEFAEELFSYSDTFNKITFSSFKGDVEKESGPAFDYLENALQKYDDGPFLLGQFSLADIVYIPFVERLQIFLSEAFKLDITAGRPKLASWIEEMNKIGAYKQTRTDPKEIVVTFNKRYLGR, from the exons ATGGCTGC TCTGGATAAGAGTGTAGAAGAGAAATTGCCTCCATCACTGGATGCAGCTGCTGAGCAACCTCCACTCTTTGATGGCGCCGCTAG GTTGTATACAGCTTACATATGTCCATTTGCACAGCGAGTCTGGATCACCAGAAATTATAAG GGTTTACAAGACAAGATCGAGCTGGTTCCTCTAGACCTTGGAGATAGGCCTACTTGGTACCCAGAGAAAGTTTATCCAACCAATAAG GTGCCAGCTCTGGATcataatcaaaaaattattggCGAGAGTCTCGATTTGATGAAATATGTAGATGCCAACTTTGAAGGCCCTTCTCTGCTTCCTGAT GATCCAACTAAGAAAGAGTTCGCTGAAGAGTTATTTTCATACAGTGACACGTTCAACAAAATTACGTTTTCTTCATTTAAGGGAGATGTTGAAAAAGAATCTG GTCCTGCTTTTGATTATTTGGAAAATGCTCTTCAAAAATATGATGATGGTCCATTCCTTCTTGGCCAATTCAGTTTG GCGGATATAGTTTATATTCCATTTGTTGAAAGATTACAGATCTTCTTATCAGAGGCATTCAAGCTTGATATTACTGCAGGCAGGCCTAAACTCGCATCCTGGATTGAG GAGATGAACAAAATTGGGGCTTACAAGCAGACCAGAACAGATCCCAAAGAGATTGTTGTAACGTTCAACAAACGTTATCTG GGTCGGTAA
- the LOC126678163 gene encoding thylakoid membrane protein TERC, chloroplastic isoform X1 — MGLASAIYTTTFQPPLNKFDPVSLRVSPPKSTRFHLSPSPSFTIHLHNHRVPHYYHPIACSNGTQHDNDFSTSEPPHSLDEPDEIDTTDPHGDYTTSVKTVALCVCTAVAFGIGIGFIDGVGKASEFFAGYILEQSLSVDNLFVFVLIFKYFKVPLMYQNRVLSFGIAGAIIFRLSLILLGAATLQRFEAVNLFLAAILLYSSFKLFASEDDDTDLSDNFVVKTCQKYIPVTSNYDGNRFFTNQDGVWKATPLLLTVAVIELSDIAFAVDSIPAVFGVTRDPFIVCSSNLFAILGLRSLYTLISASMAELEYLQPSIAVVLGFIGCKMILDFFGIHVSTEASLGVVATSLCTGVVLSLLKKSD; from the exons ATGGGTTTAGCTTCAGCCATATACACTACCACATTTCAACCTCCTCTCAACAAATTTGATCCCGTCTCCCTTAGGGTTTCACCTCCCAAGTCTACCAGATTTCACTTGTCTCCTTCCCCCTCTTTTACAATCCATTTACATAATCACAGAGTTCCTCATTATTATCACCCAATTGCTTGCTCCAACGGCACTCAACACGACAATGATTTTTCCACTTCAG AACCTCCTCATTCACTGGATGAACCAGATGAGATAGATACAACTGACCCACATGGAGATTATACTACCTCTGTTAAAACTGTTGCTCTATGT GTCTGCACTGCTGTTGCTTTTGGCATTGGTATTGGTTTCATTGATGGAGTTGGTAAAGCTTCTGAGTTCTTTGCTGG GTATATATTGGAGCAAAGTTTGTCAGTGGACAATCTATTTGTCTTTGTGCTGATTTTCAAATACTTCAAGGTGCCACTCATGTATCAG AATCGGGTGCTTTCGTTTGGAATTGCAGGCGCAATCATCTTTCGTTTGTCATTAATACTACTCGGGGCAGCTACTCTTCAG AGGTTTGAGGCTGTCAACTTATTTCTGGCTGCAATACTCCTGTACTCTTCATTCAAG CTATTTGCCAGTGAAGATGATGACACTGATCTATCTGACAACTTTGTAGTGAAGACATGCCAGAAATACATCCCTGTCACAT CTAATTATGATGGGAATCGCTTCTTCACGAATCAAGATGGCGTATGGAAA GCCACACCTTTACTTCTCACAGTAGCAGTTATTGAGCTCAGTGATATAGCATTCGCA GTTGATTCAATTCCAGCTGTTTTTGGTGTCACGCGGGATCCTTTCATAGTTTGTAGTTCCAATCTCTTTGCCATCTTAG GTCTAAGGTCGCTTTACACTCTCATTTCTGCGAGTATGGCAGAGTTGGAATATTTACAG CCTTCCATTGCTGTTGTTCTAGGCTTCATTGGGTGTAAAATGATCCTCGATTTCTTTG GGATTCATGTATCAACGGAGGCATCGCTTGGTGTTGTTGCAACAAGCCTTTGCACAGGCGTGGTGTTGAGTTTATTAAAGAAGTCGGACTAG
- the LOC126678163 gene encoding thylakoid membrane protein TERC, chloroplastic isoform X2, producing the protein MGLASAIYTTTFQPPLNKFDPVSLRVSPPKSTRFHLSPSPSFTIHLHNHRVPHYYHPIACSNGTQHDNDFSTSEPPHSLDEPDEIDTTDPHGDYTTSVKTVALCVCTAVAFGIGIGFIDGVGKASEFFAGYILEQSLSVDNLFVFVLIFKYFKVPLMYQNRVLSFGIAGAIIFRLSLILLGAATLQRFEAVNLFLAAILLYSSFKLFASEDDDTDLSDNFVVKTCQKYIPVTSNYDGNRFFTNQDGVWKATPLLLTVAVIELSDIAFAVDSIPAVFGVTRDPFIVCSSNLFAILGLRSLYTLISASMAELEYLQGFMYQRRHRLVLLQQAFAQAWC; encoded by the exons ATGGGTTTAGCTTCAGCCATATACACTACCACATTTCAACCTCCTCTCAACAAATTTGATCCCGTCTCCCTTAGGGTTTCACCTCCCAAGTCTACCAGATTTCACTTGTCTCCTTCCCCCTCTTTTACAATCCATTTACATAATCACAGAGTTCCTCATTATTATCACCCAATTGCTTGCTCCAACGGCACTCAACACGACAATGATTTTTCCACTTCAG AACCTCCTCATTCACTGGATGAACCAGATGAGATAGATACAACTGACCCACATGGAGATTATACTACCTCTGTTAAAACTGTTGCTCTATGT GTCTGCACTGCTGTTGCTTTTGGCATTGGTATTGGTTTCATTGATGGAGTTGGTAAAGCTTCTGAGTTCTTTGCTGG GTATATATTGGAGCAAAGTTTGTCAGTGGACAATCTATTTGTCTTTGTGCTGATTTTCAAATACTTCAAGGTGCCACTCATGTATCAG AATCGGGTGCTTTCGTTTGGAATTGCAGGCGCAATCATCTTTCGTTTGTCATTAATACTACTCGGGGCAGCTACTCTTCAG AGGTTTGAGGCTGTCAACTTATTTCTGGCTGCAATACTCCTGTACTCTTCATTCAAG CTATTTGCCAGTGAAGATGATGACACTGATCTATCTGACAACTTTGTAGTGAAGACATGCCAGAAATACATCCCTGTCACAT CTAATTATGATGGGAATCGCTTCTTCACGAATCAAGATGGCGTATGGAAA GCCACACCTTTACTTCTCACAGTAGCAGTTATTGAGCTCAGTGATATAGCATTCGCA GTTGATTCAATTCCAGCTGTTTTTGGTGTCACGCGGGATCCTTTCATAGTTTGTAGTTCCAATCTCTTTGCCATCTTAG GTCTAAGGTCGCTTTACACTCTCATTTCTGCGAGTATGGCAGAGTTGGAATATTTACAG GGATTCATGTATCAACGGAGGCATCGCTTGGTGTTGTTGCAACAAGCCTTTGCACAGGCGTGGTGTTGA